The nucleotide sequence GTGTCTTCTACATAGTCCTTAACTGCccttttgtcagtttaattgaACCTAAATTATTCTTACCAGCAAGTttaaacacagtgaaacaaTCCGTTCTTATAGCTTTTATATTTTAGTGTTATGTAAACATTCTTTGATTTTCCACACATCCATTGATCCTACAACATCAGAAATGCATACTGATGTTCATCTTCACATTTATTGCTCATTCCCTGTGTAAATTGAATCATCTTTGTCTGAGTTTCCACCTAAATCTACAGTCATTTGAGAGTCATTACCGATCATAATGTACTTAGCATTCTCAATATGAATACTCGGTTGCTGCGGCCACCAGGCTTTGCCGTCACCTCCTGCCTGTTCTGTTGTCCCACCAGGATTGAGAAGAAGATGTCGTTCCATCAAAACGGTCAAGTTGTCTTTTTCCTGCAACTTTAGTCTCTCCATCTGAGATTTTAGTCTCTGCTCCTCCGTCCAGATTCGTCTCTGCTTTCCAATTCTTGCTGGAGACAAtgacttttgtatttttctctcaAAGCTCTTGTTCTCCTCGAGTGGAACTATTGTCTGCAGAGGTAGAGGGATACACTGTCTGGGCATGCAGTTCTCCCGCGGCAGCAGAGGGATAACAGTGTTgtacttgtgtttcttgtttatgGAGTTGATAAGGGCAGAGTTTGCCTTCATCTCCAGCATGCGAGTGTTGAAGTTACAGGTAAGCAGCAGGAAGGTAAAGGCTGAGTTGTTGATTGCGTCCTCCACACACTTCAGAGTGCTTTTTCCAGGGATGGCAAAGTCCTCAGAGAAAGTTGCACCTTCACTGCTTGTgactttttccagtttttcccTCATGCATTCAGCCGCATCCACATCCTCCGGAGCATGCAAGATAACAAATGCATAAAacacttcttcctcctcctctgcaacTTTGCTGCTCTCGTGTATTGCTTTTGGAAATGGCGTCTTGGgcagaaaaatgtttgttgcagaAGGTAGTGCAAATTTTGGTTCAGtgcttggtttgtttgtttggcttGTAGTCAAGCTCTGACTGTCCGACTTACTGCTCATTGCTGCTAATGTTTCACTCATCCTTGAGTCTTTCTTTGCTCCCAACAGAGGAGATTCGATGGATTTAGACTGAGGCTCAGATGACAAAGATTGTCCAGGTGCAATATTTGTTCCACTTTCACTTAAGAGGGGGGTGGGAATGTTTTGTTTGGCATTTCCTGATGTTGCTGGAGCTATTTTGTCGCCCTGAAATGAGA is from Amphiprion ocellaris isolate individual 3 ecotype Okinawa chromosome 10, ASM2253959v1, whole genome shotgun sequence and encodes:
- the ticam1 gene encoding TIR domain-containing adapter molecule 1 — its product is MSHEGQENQGTGLGDVFDILLKAPSERLLSLTLQLGETAEDSIIQALCLIVLQRETQAMNKLQMLGDNSLANHLAEKWQTSEGKLQDFAVHCGHFQALTGDSLAALARIFKVLSEQRLCDPLLRNLAYKRAISTDCQSTSNCEDVQYDQFREEAKAVCGPQVAEWMSSSTEVKSGSYTDTDRSLNEGNTTLKVTMSQDPSANTHCLPSPLQACPSMPSYPTHLEISIPPTISFQGDKIAPATSGNAKQNIPTPLLSESGTNIAPGQSLSSEPQSKSIESPLLGAKKDSRMSETLAAMSSKSDSQSLTTSQTNKPSTEPKFALPSATNIFLPKTPFPKAIHESSKVAEEEEEVFYAFVILHAPEDVDAAECMREKLEKVTSSEGATFSEDFAIPGKSTLKCVEDAINNSAFTFLLLTCNFNTRMLEMKANSALINSINKKHKYNTVIPLLPRENCMPRQCIPLPLQTIVPLEENKSFERKIQKSLSPARIGKQRRIWTEEQRLKSQMERLKLQEKDNLTVLMERHLLLNPGGTTEQAGGDGKAWWPQQPSIHIENAKYIMIGNDSQMTVDLGGNSDKDDSIYTGNEQ